ACCGTAAAATATCACAACAGTACTTGTACCTACTTCGAAGGGAACAGACGAAGGAAGGACGGGAGTCGATATCTAATCGCTCGCGAATCGTGCACTATCGACAGAAGAGGAGGTAGCACTAATGGTAGTAGGTAGCAGTAGTTCCTTCTGGAACGTAACGAAATAAATCAAAAGTAAATCTATTAACAAACGtactgagtgtgtgtttgtacacaGCGACAACCGTGCAAGGTGCGTATGCGCTTGGTGGTAGTGGCATGCAACACACAGCGCGCCATATTGTTAAGGTTTGTAGTAAGTGCTAGAGAGAACGTAAAAACTCAACGTGCATCAATTCTATTGCACCAAATTCCTTCGGCACACAGCTCTGAACTTTTCTCTTCGTcaaccctctctctctctttctttatcTCACTATTGAACGCAGTGAAGAACGCACAGTTAAAAAGCGGAAAATGATAGGTTACACAGTTATGGCTAAAACAAAGAACATGATAAAGCAGGAGGATATTTTAGTTACAGTAAGAGTATTTGTCACCGAAAATTATAACTTATATTTGAGAAcatttcaaatttattggCGTTGATAAACAAAGAGTAATACTAATTGTAATGTGTAATTATCTCGCTTAAAAATAGTCGTTAAcaaaaggtaaaacaaaaataacttGAATGAATTCGATAAAAAACACTATAACACGGTATGAAGATATcaagacaaaacaaatcaactaCCTCAAACAGGTTTCTTTTGCAACTAAGTGTTATGCAGATTCGAAATAAAGGTAAACATACTTTTAGCACAATTAAGCACTAACAGCCAGACCGCATGGCTTGTGATAGAGgtaatgtaataaaacaatGTTAGCACGGGCACGAAAATGAGATATTCAAGAATTCAACTAACGTAAAACACTtagcacaaaaacaataataaatcatctcacaaaaaaaatgctgaaAGTTAGCAATGAATGGCAAGGGAAACTAGTAAGAACGGAACAGTGTAAACAACGCATCACCAATCAATCCGCTACTGCAGGCAAAATGCATTACCAAGCGTTAAATGAAATGAGCTAAACGTTATACGCAAAGGTGTAAGATCAACGTCAATGTCAATGTACAAATCGTGATCATCCGAACGCATGCTTACCGTCTACGTCGTTGCGCGAATGGTGATTGTGCCGAATGTGCAGCTGATGGTGATGCCGTCCATCGTCTACCACCGACGACAGCGAGTTTATTTCCGGGCTCATTACCAGCGGCGGTGCAACGAGCAATCCGCCACGGACAGCGCTGTGGCCGACCACGCTGCCGCTGGGTACGGCACCGCGCGGTACGTGCAGCATATCCGCATCCGGTCCACAATCCATTCCACCGGCCGAGGCGGACGTCGTATAGAGCATCTTCGGGGGCCGCGTGCCGGCCGGATGTTCCACGATCGGTGAGGTACGTTTCAGGGCATGGTGATGATGGGATGACGTCGAGGACAATGACGATGTAGaagatgaggatgatgatgaggtgTATTctaaaaggaaaataaagtaAAGCAAACATATCAATGGTTAAAAAAGCGCAAAATTATTTGGTACGAAAATTCCCCAGTGGTGGTCACTTACTTTCAGACTTAATGTGTGCAGTTTGTACTATCTGAAGGCTTCCACCGTGGATATTGCTATTGGTACTGTTAATGCTGTTACTGCTACTGTTTATCGTTCCGGAAGTACTATGATGGATGCTTAGATCGCGCCTATGACGCTCTTCGTCCTCTTCCTTGATCTTGAGTGTTGCGATTACGCGTGCTTGCAACGATGCGGCAAGTCCTACAACAAAACAGGACACGAATTCAACGTTAGTGGCATGCTCTACACATTCTCAGTTGATACAGACTACATTATCTAACACTCTATTTTACTTCATGCAACCCTTTCCTTACCTTCCAAGGGTGGGCCACCGTTTAAGCGGTCCATTCTGTTGTCATCCATTGGGATCATTTCGCCACGAGAGCGGGAAAGCATTCCCGGCTCGTTCATTACCACCGAACCGCGATGAAGGTCTACCGGATGGCTTGCACGATGCATCGCTAGCGGTGCATGCTGATGatgcatttgctgctgctgatgatgatgcaatcCCAAAGCCGATGCTGACATTGCTGATGGCGAAGGTGATTGAACTGGATGTTGCagatgctgttgctggtgctgcgggtgctgctggtgctggtggtggtggtgctgctgctgctgctgcaactgtTGCTGTCGCTTATTATGCTCGTCGGTGAAATACGATTCCAGGTACGGTTTCATATCCGCTCGCGGCAACGCCATGTAAGGCATTGGTTCACCCGAATGATGGCGATCGTGCCCACGGGACGTAGACTGCTGATAAACCGCACCGGGacctccagcagcaccactaCCTGGTGCCGTCGAGtactgctggtgttgctgctgctgctgctgtgaggAACCACCACCTcgcggcgatacgattgtacTCGGCGCAGCTGTAGTGCCAGCTCCCTTGTGATTTTTAGCATTATATGCCGATACCTGCACCAACGAGGCCAGATTGCTTTGACCGTGCAGATGGTGGACGGGTGACTTGCTGCCAGAATCTCCGACACTGCCCGGTCTAGAAATGGGGCTGTACGTTCCGCCGCCGCTGCTTCCGGGCGGTGGTGGCCCGCCCGCTGCTGCATGTCCTGCTTCCTCCAGCAGCCGAATGCTTACACGCTCGGGGCGCTGCACGTGCGTATTGATCACCGTGTTGTTACCCGATGCCGGAGGAGCCGACGAATTACCGGATGCGGCAgacgattgctgctgctgttgctgatgggAGGACATGTTGATCGCCGCGTTTATGATTGACTGGTTGGATATCTCAAGCGTACGTTCAATTTCACCGTTCACCAGATCGCCAATCGTTTTAACCGTGCCCAGTccgccaccactaccaccagcgCCAGGTCCTCCGCTCACCGGACCACCAGCGGCCGGTCCTCCCGCCGATGGGTGGGTTAGCTTCTCCTGGGACAGATGTCGACGAAGCGCCATCTTTGCCGGCGACACTTGCGTGTAGTCGGGCTGGGAGGACGTCGAACCGGGGCGCGAATTGTTTCCACCGTGCTGCTGCCCGGATCCTTGCGATCCAACGCCGGGCGAATGTGTCACCAGCGGGATCGGTTGCTGTTGCCCACCGTACCGTGCACCACCACTACCCATCGTAGACGCTCCAGCGGATGCCGGTCCGTAGTCGGCTGCCGGGAAGCTGTCGAGCGAGTTGGTTGACGAGCTGCGCGAATGGCTCTGCAGCGCCACCGCCGACGTGTCGAGCATTGGTGGCCCATTGCCGGCCGCACCACTGGGCCCGCTTGCACGCGGATCGAAACGGAAATTTTCCGGCGCCTTAAACTCTAGAATTTTCCCATCCACCAAGGACTGCGGcatgccgcgatgatgatgctgatgcaaCGGATGATGCGGATGGTCGATCGGCAAGCCACCGCCGTGGGCGGCGGCAGCGTACAGCATGGCACGCTCGCGCTCCTGCTGCTGGATGATTTGCTGGTGCGTGCTCAATGCGGACGAGCCCGGCGAATGGTGACTCATCCCGGCCACGGGTCCGCCCTTCGGATAGGGATACTTCGAACTCGGTGAGATCTTTGTCGAGGCGCTGCCAGCGATACTACTCGCTGGCGGCCCGGTGGGATGCATTTTGTACGGAGACGTTGGCACGGGCGAGGTCGAAATCGAGGTACTGGCATTCAGATGGTGTGCGCCGCTGGTGATTACGTTCAGCattccctgctgctgctgctgctgctgctgctgatgttgatgctgctgttgcaactGGTaatgctggtgctgttgctgctgctgctgatgatgaagaGATTGTTGCGCATGAGGATGGTGAGGATGATGGAgcagttgctgttgctgttggtacTGTGATTGACTGACCTGATGTGGATGTATCTGCTGCTGATGCGCCGGATTGTGCGCCGAAGGGCTGGGCCCTCGTCCACCGGACGACGAGCGAGCGGACATATCTTGAGCGACCACCATCTGATGTGGATGATGCGACCCTGCCCCGGGAGAGGATTGCAGATAGACCGTCGTCTTTCCGGGACCGGCAGCCGATCCATAGCCTGCCCCCGATGCAGATGTCGCTTTCAACGGTGATCCAGCGGGCTCCATCGTTAGCGGCTGATGGCCGCCGCTTCCACTGCGATGATGAGCATCACGGTGGCCAGCACCAGGCGATGGGCCAGTCGGTGGAGGTCCAGTTACCGTTAAGGACACTGGCGCCGGTGCCGAGCTTGCTGTGTTTCCCGTTTTGGGGGATCCTTGCAGTACGGAGGTGATGATACTCTTCAGGCGATCCTCGAAGTTGACCACCTTATGCGAATCTTGCAGCTTTCCACCGCCACCACTGCCGCCACTACCTCCACCACGTCCCGTACCGCTAGAACCTTCGGCGGCGTTCCGTCCACCACCGCTGTGATGCTCGTTTGACGCAGTGCCAGGTACGAAACACTTCGGAAGCGACCCACCGCCCGTAGGTACAGGTGGTGGCACGGCCCCACTGGACCCCCCACTGTTgctacgatgatgatggtgagcCTTGTTGATGGTAGAGGCTGGCGCAGGCATCAACGCTGTATCCGGATGGTGTAGATGAGGATGGACAGGTGCATGCGACGGTTGCGAGTGCggctgttgatgatgatgagggtaCGGCTGCTGTTGTGGAGCTGGTGCGCCCACTGTAGGTGGGTGTGCAATGTGCTGCGGTGCCGCAGTACCGGCAGCTGCACTCGATCCATGGCCTGCGGTGACCACGGGGGCGAGTTTGCCCTCGCTGCTACGTTCTTTGGAAGCGTGTTTGCCGGCAGCGAGAAGCTTGCCCGCTTCGATCTGCCTGCCCGTTTCGAGTATCTTCTGGGCGAGGATCTCCGGATTGTTCTCCTCAATCTTGCCAATGTCCGGTATTTCGGGCCACTCCTGCGAGCGGGTTCGATTTTCGCGAGACTTTCGCTGTGCCGACCGCGAAGATCCACTACCGGATCCTTGCTTCGTCGGCGTGGACGGTACAGTCACCGAAGCCGACCCAACACCTGCCATTGGTGGAGGAGGCAAGGGCGCAGCACTTCCGGCGACACCTACCGGTCCGGCCGCCGCTCCTGCCGGTAGCGTGCGGACAGGGTCGGACGTGTGTTTGCTGGTGGTAATGCCGTCCGGATGGATGTGTTCGCGTTCTCGCCCACCGCCAATCGTAGCCGGGTGCAACTGACCCGCGTGCCCGTACTGCTCCCGATCACGATCACGCACTTCCGTTGCTCGAGCAACCGAAATGATCGTCGAcgtggcagcggcagcagcagccgccgccgtaGACGACGCACTGTTGTGATTGCTGTTTGGCGCCGTTGCCGATAAACCTACCACCATCGATTTGCGCTCCTCCGTAAGCTTTTCTATCAGATTCAGCTCCGTTTCCAGATTGGAGACTTGTGCGTACAGCTTCTTGCGCTGGGATAGCGTGCTGGCGATCGCTTTCAGGACGAGCTCGTTTGAGCTGGAAGAGGTAAGCTCAGCATCCTCCTGCTTAATGTACGGCTGGTGCGGGTGtagctgctggtgctgttgctgttgctgatgctgctgctgttgctcgaCCGTCAGCTTCGTAAGATGCTGCATCACCAGCCGCTtctgctcctgctcgatcaCGTTCACCTGGTTCTGCAGCTTCGCTGCCATCACCTGCAGCTCCTTATGCCGGCCGACGATCTCTTTCGCCTTGCACAGCAAATCGTTCTGGCTGGTCGTGCTAATGCCCAGCTCATTCATGCGTGCCTTCAGCAGTGCCACACTGTCGTCGATCAGCACCTTAATCTGCTTCTCGAGCTGGCCAGCCCGATTCATTAGCCGCTGGTTGCGCTCCTTCTCTCGGTcaaactgctgctgcacgtTGTCCTTGTACGATGGCTTGCGCATCGCTTCGATCGTCTTCATAAACTGAGTcctaaagaaagaaagaagggaagaaaaaacacaaatttagGTAActcagagagagaaagataataaccacacaccaaaaaacGGAACCACTTACTTGTACAAGTCGAGCAGTATTTGTAGCGCGTACGGCGTCTCCGACGGGGCCTCCGGAATGTCCAGTTCGTTGTGCTGCATATCGCCCGCCAGTGAGGTAAGCTGCTGGTCGACGCATCCCGGTGCCGGCGGCAACCGCTTGCCAATCATCTGTTCCGACGTGCTCAGCAGCGTCTCGTTGTGCAGCAAATCCAGCCCGGCAATGTTCAGCGGACGCCGCTGCCGTCCCTTGCCCTTAACGCGGCCCCGTTTCTTGCCGCCAGCCATCGCCGCCGCAGCTGCTGCGGCAGCAGACGCGGCCGACGTACCAACGCCCATCTCCCGgtttgctgccgccgccgctgccgctgccgcagccgcagcagccgcgGCACTAGCTGCCGCCAGTTCCGCCTTCTTGCCCGCCGCCTTGGTGCGGGTGATCTTTCGCCGCTTTTTGGTGGCCACCGGGATGCGGCCGTTCCGCAGGACCGGCGAATTGTTGTTCTCCTCCTCGGACGGACTCGTCTTACCCTCCTTGCCGCTGTTCCAGTCGGACCACGCTTTGCGCGTCGTCGGCCCGACCACGTCCGTGTCACTCTCCGACGTGCTGTCGTCGTTCGTGATCACCttcggatggtggtggtggtggttggtgttgttgtccTTGCGCGACCGAGACGAGCGCGTCGAGTGCGAACCGCTGCCGCCTCCGCTCGTGCCGTCCGTATGGTTTTCCGTGCCCTTCGTTTTCAGCCGCTGAAAGTAGCGCTCCAGCTTCGTCCGGTCGATGATGTGCAGATAGTACGACACCGGCTTGCCCGTCCACGACACCGAGCCCCGCAGCGGGCTCATCTCGCTCACGTGCATGATCGTGCCGATGTCGCTCAGGTTGCGATCGGTGATGCGGAAGTTGAGCGGGCAGAAGCTTTTCGACGACACGATGCGGGCACCGTCCCGCAGGTCGGCAAAGCGCTCCTTCAGCTGATGGTCAACGTTCGGGCCGAACGCAAAGTTGTTCACGAACACGATCGTGGCGGAGGTGATCTTCTCCCGATACTCGTCCGCCAGGAAGTCGCCCTTGATCAGCTCGTAGTCGCCGTACTTCTTGCCGAACCAGCGCATCCACAGCTTGAACGTCGTGTTCATGCCCTCCGCATACTTGGACGGCACGTCCGCTTTCTCTATGCCGAAGCACACCTTTACCGGTGTCGAGGCGGCCATCTGCAGCACCACCTGCCCGACGCCCGAGCCCAGATCGACGAACACGTCGTCGGCCGTGATCTTCACCTGGTCGATCATCTGGCAGATCAGATCGAACGACGTCTCGCCGTACACCTCCGGCGAGAAGGGCTCGTACTGGTTCAGCTTCTCCGGCTCCACCACGGCCTGGTTGTACACCTGCTGCAGGATGTGCTTCAGCAGCCCGCGCGATGGGTAGGTAAACCGTTGGTTCGACAGCGATGTTCCCTTTTCCTGAAAGCATAATACAATACGTGAGTATCACACCATAACAATATTCCTAGTCTTTGTTCTTACCAGTGCCGCCACACTGTCGATCGCTCGGTTGAACCGATCGCACAGGTTTTTCATCGCATCGTAGTTGTTCGTGTCCAGGTTGTTCAGATCGATCTCCTCGATCGCCGATTTGATCTCCGGCATGTCCTCGCACACCCAGCGCACGTTCTCGATCAGCTCGGCGCCCGAATCGTGCCCCGTGCCCATCACCGTCGAGAACGGGAAGTTGTACAGGAACGGTTCGGCACCGGCCGGCGACTGCAGCTTCAGCTCCTTGTAGTTCGGAGTGgccattgctgctgttgctgccgtcCACTAGGGCTTTGCTTAAGTACTACCCCCAAGCGGAGCAGGGACCTTCTTGCTTTGCTACCCCGTCGATGGGGTTTCTCCTACTACCACCGTTGGTTTCTGGTTCCACCTTCCGCGCCAACGTTCCGTCGGGATTGCGCAGAAGGCAAATACACAGACAATTGACGTAAATGTTGCCACTCCTGGACGCAGTGCAGGGTAGAGGTAGAGGATGCTCTCGCGTATCGTAACCTGTGCGGCGTTTGGGCTTTGTCCCACACCCAATTACTATCTTACACACTTTTTTACTACTAATAATTTACCCTTTTGATGGTTGCTACTAAGCACACGGCATCTAAACGCTACTTTACACTTTTACACCGACGAGGATCGGGTTTTTAGCGGATCgctcaaactttttttttctcttatcCTAACACGCAGCACTGTGTTTAACCGTTCTTTTTGTGACGATATAATTACACTGTTCCATGGCTTCACACTACCTGCTATATTTCACTTTACCAATGTTCCAGCAGCACTATGCTTTATTGCCGTTCTGTGGAAATGCAACTTCCTTCGGCACGTGACACTTTCAGCGGCAGTTGGCCGGGTTGTTCCGTTAGGCGGGTTACTGGTGCCGATCAGGACCAGGTTTCGCGCTGTTATGTGCTGCTGACCGGAACAGCTGCAGGGACGTTGCGGCTGGTGTTGCTTTTCCTGCTTGCCGCTCCCGGGCATGAGTGGAAGATGCTTCCAATTACTGCTCGGTGTAgtatgttgctgctgttgatgctgctcCTTGTTCTGCTGGTGGTGTTTCAGTCTGCCTTGGAAAGGATGCATCGTTGTCGGAATTGTCGATTGTGTACTGCAGGAAAAAACGGACAAAATGGGCGTTTGTTAGTATgtaaattacacaaaatgtagtgaaaatatttaaacaacaTTAAACCATATCCATTCAAGCATATTAAGGGGAAAGTAATAAATTACGCGTTGCAAGGGAGGGGCATGGCAATTACGGGGTTGCGCATCGGCGGTCAACAACCTTACTACTCAACAAACAATCGCAACTCTCACACCGTACAGCTGTTGCTAGAGAGCACATAAAATACGTTCCAGACATCCACCGCAAGCTCACCGGCCAACTGCTAAAGCCCTTGCTGTAACATATAAAGAAGGGGGATGATGTGGGACCGGATAACGTGCAAGggtattgatttattttaatggTCCTCGATGTTGAAGGACACCCATAAACAACATGGATGGTGCCGCCGGGTTCAAGAGGAACGCCGCTTAGCGAATATTAAGCATTTAAATCCATTCTTCATACATAGACAACATACGACGCTGCTCTGCGTTCAATCTAGCGATTACGTGCATGcgtctgggtgtgtgtgtgtctgtaaaGATACACACCTGGCAGGAAAATGCGAATAGCACGTGTTTTGTCACACACGCGACACAACACACGCCTCAGTTGAGCTGCCCCCGGGACGATCTGGGACGGAACAACCCAAACAGGTTGCCAATTTTTGGTGCCGTGATCAGGCAGGCAGCAAGGTCAATTATGAACAGGTTGGCTGCCAACGAAACGCTTCAGGTCTGCAATGGAAagtgtttttatgttttgctttttggcaGCCACTAGACATCTGTGTGCAGAGAAGAGCGCGACACAGGACACCGGAACAACAcgcgtgatgatgatgtggaTACATTCAACTCCTCCTCGCACCACAACGTGCACATAAAACCTGTGTGATCCTGTGATGCTACTCTGTCGGTGGCTCTTGGGTCACTATCGTTCCTGTCTTGCATCCTCGCATCGGCTATCTCGCTCTAAATTGCATCATTGATTTCCGGCTGCAAAGCGAATGCATTTTCCTTTCTAGCATTGCCGTAACGGCAACCGGACACATGTGCGATGACGGCGACCATAGTGCATACAGAGACAGGTAAACGCATTCGCTATCCTGGCTCGCTACACAGGGTGGGTCATTTagacgtacacacacacacgcacacagagatTCATTCGCTAGACAGCAAGACTCCACATCCCCAGACAAGAGAGAATGGGGATGCGGTTAGTCGCTGTCAATTATTGATTTTCCTGAATTCGAACAACAGTCAACAGACAGACAGAATTTCCAACGCATGTTCAAGGGTTCGTTTTTCGCTAGGAATTAATGTGACAAGAATAAATGGAATTTTGTTATGATCATTCTTGCTTGGCGATAGTAGACAATCAGATTTACCAGAAGCTGAATTCTTTTTCGTTTAAATCACATCTTTTAACTCTCTAAGAACACAACACTGTTCCTGCACACCTTTAATTGACGTTACAGATCCAGCACGACGGGCACGCAGCAGACCATTTCATCGCGTTGGTTTTGCTATTTCCGTGAAAAGCGATGCTTACGCAACCGGTACCCGAAACGCGGACCAGAAACGCGTTCATTCCTCCCACCATACATACCCATTTATCGATCGCAGCAAGAGGGAAGGAACGCGCATAAACCAAAACAGACAAAATGCATCGCCTgtcctctctctcgctctctctctctctctctccactcCTGCCGGCAAAACAATCCCGGCCGAACCACCCCGATGGTGTGTTCGCTACTGTATTCTCAACCCGggaaaatgcacacacacaaaaaaaagagaaccaCCGTTGCAGACAACGATGAAACCTTCCTCCCCCACCGGTGCGGCGGCGGCACAGCCGGTGAGGGGTGAGCGAATGTAGGTCAAACATAGAAACTTCCTCCTCCGCTCACCGGTCAccccaccaacaacaacctcctcctcctcacgCCAGGCGGCGCGCGGTGCAGTTGCAATGCTGTTTCTTCATCACTCTCGCAATCCCGCGGGGAGCGGCGCTGGGGGAGAGAGGTGAAGAGAGGTGGAAGTTCTTTCCTTCCAGCCATTCCGCGCCTTCTTCACCCTTGCACCTTTGCCGTAGGATTAAAAATAGCTAAAAACAGCGGCATTTCCTGAATAGCAACCATTTTTGCCTCCTCGGGTTGGAATGCATTTTCCCTGCACATTTTCTGTACTGGTGATTTGAAGTTCTCTGGTTCAGAGTTTTAACCATGTTGTACATATTAAGCTCAACCAACGTGGTGCAGTAAAGGTGCTGTAGATagattgttgtgtgtttttaaaattaaacacgTTTGCATAAATCTCTATCTATTTAAATGCGCATTCCCTACATTGTTAAATACTTAAACCCAAACACAAAATTACAATCATACGAATTCTTATTCAAACATTTGAAACAGGAAGCACATTTTGCACAAACATTTCCCAGggaaaatgcattttatttatCCAGCGAATAAAACCTGGTTCACATGTGGAACGAAAGGAACGGCAAAGAGCGCTCATTTGTATTTGCGCATAATGAAGATGTGTAAACACATCATGCCAACCCATCATCGTCGCCCATTACAGGAGATGTTTATTTTGCATCTATTCCTCTCCATGCACTTTTCATCCCACGGTagaagcttttttgtttgttttttttttttttttgctgtccagAGAAGCGTCTGCTAAAGTAGGGCAGCacattacacaaaaaaaggaagaaacacGTACAGTCCGATTGCAACGTTTTCAAGTGGCTAGAATTCTATAATCCTTTCACGAGCACGAACTCTAGCACCAGAGCAAAACCGTACGTGCAGtatttgcaaacaaacgaaaccagCTTCAACCTTTCCTTTGCTCCTTCGGTAACAATTCCACAGCTGTGATCCACACG
This is a stretch of genomic DNA from Anopheles merus strain MAF chromosome 2R, AmerM5.1, whole genome shotgun sequence. It encodes these proteins:
- the LOC121589329 gene encoding histone-lysine N-methyltransferase, H3 lysine-79 specific isoform X3, producing the protein MATPNYKELKLQSPAGAEPFLYNFPFSTVMGTGHDSGAELIENVRWVCEDMPEIKSAIEEIDLNNLDTNNYDAMKNLCDRFNRAIDSVAALEKGTSLSNQRFTYPSRGLLKHILQQVYNQAVVEPEKLNQYEPFSPEVYGETSFDLICQMIDQVKITADDVFVDLGSGVGQVVLQMAASTPVKVCFGIEKADVPSKYAEGMNTTFKLWMRWFGKKYGDYELIKGDFLADEYREKITSATIVFVNNFAFGPNVDHQLKERFADLRDGARIVSSKSFCPLNFRITDRNLSDIGTIMHVSEMSPLRGSVSWTGKPVSYYLHIIDRTKLERYFQRLKTKGTENHTDGTSGGGSGSHSTRSSRSRKDNNTNHHHHHPKVITNDDSTSESDTDVVGPTTRKAWSDWNSGKEGKTSPSEEENNNSPVLRNGRIPVATKKRRKITRTKAAGKKAELAAASAAAAAAAAAAAAAAANREMGVGTSAASAAAAAAAAMAGGKKRGRVKGKGRQRRPLNIAGLDLLHNETLLSTSEQMIGKRLPPAPGCVDQQLTSLAGDMQHNELDIPEAPSETPYALQILLDLYKTQFMKTIEAMRKPSYKDNVQQQFDREKERNQRLMNRAGQLEKQIKVLIDDSVALLKARMNELGISTTSQNDLLCKAKEIVGRHKELQVMAAKLQNQVNVIEQEQKRLVMQHLTKLTVEQQQQHQQQQQHQQLHPHQPYIKQEDAELTSSSSNELVLKAIASTLSQRKKLYAQVSNLETELNLIEKLTEERKSMVVGLSATAPNSNHNSASSTAAAAAAAATSTIISVARATEVRDRDREQYGHAGQLHPATIGGGREREHIHPDGITTSKHTSDPVRTLPAGAAAGPVGVAGSAAPLPPPPMAGVGSASVTVPSTPTKQGSGSGSSRSAQRKSRENRTRSQEWPEIPDIGKIEENNPEILAQKILETGRQIEAGKLLAAGKHASKERSSEGKLAPVVTAGHGSSAAAGTAAPQHIAHPPTVGAPAPQQQPYPHHHQQPHSQPSHAPVHPHLHHPDTALMPAPASTINKAHHHHRSNSGGSSGAVPPPVPTGGGSLPKCFVPGTASNEHHSGGGRNAAEGSSGTGRGGGSGGSGGGGKLQDSHKVVNFEDRLKSIITSVLQGSPKTGNTASSAPAPVSLTVTGPPPTGPSPGAGHRDAHHRSGSGGHQPLTMEPAGSPLKATSASGAGYGSAAGPGKTTVYLQSSPGAGSHHPHQMVVAQDMSARSSSGGRGPSPSAHNPAHQQQIHPHQQQQQHQHYQLQQQHQHQQQQQQQQQGMLNVITSGAHHLNASTSISTSPVPTSPYKMHPTGPPASSIAGSASTKISPSSKYPYPKGGPVAGMSHHSPGSSALSTHQQIIQQQERERAMLYAAAAHGGGLPIDHPHHPLHQHHHRGMPQSLVDGKILEFKAPENFRFDPRASGPSGAAGNGPPMLDTSAVALQSHSRSSSTNSLDSFPAADYGPASAGASTMGSGGARYGGQQQPIPLVTHSPGVGSQGSGQQHGGNNSRPGSTSSQPDYTQVSPAKMALRRHLSQEKLTHPSAGGPAAGGPVSGGPGAGGSGGGLGTVKTIGDLVNGEIERTLEISNQSIINAAINMSSHQQQQQQSSAASGNSSAPPASGNNTVINTHVQRPERVSIRLLEEAGHAAAGGPPPPGSSGGGTYSPISRPGSVGDSGSKSPVHHLHGQSNLASLVQVSAYNAKNHKGAGTTAAPSTIVSPRGGGSSQQQQQQHQQYSTAPGSGAAGGPGAVYQQSTSRGHDRHHSGEPMPYMALPRADMKPYLESYFTDEHNKRQQQLQQQQQHHHHQHQQHPQHQQQHLQHPVQSPSPSAMSASALGLHHHQQQQMHHQHAPLAMHRASHPVDLHRGSVVMNEPGMLSRSRGEMIPMDDNRMDRLNGGPPLEGLAASLQARVIATLKIKEEDEERHRRDLSIHHSTSGTINSSSNSINSTNSNIHGGSLQIVQTAHIKSEKYTSSSSSSSTSSLSSTSSHHHHALKRTSPIVEHPAGTRPPKMLYTTSASAGGMDCGPDADMLHVPRGAVPSGSVVGHSAVRGGLLVAPPLVMSPEINSLSSVVDDGRHHHQLHIRHNHHSRNDVDDDVVIGDDESSWHDRVSSGFDRLVAFASTELDKTRRSNEDAPASSASCTTSPDSGINQSDHSRTFLSSSSSSSQLDVPPGSASVGSSSSSSSISSSSSSNSSTSSIGSVTGHGGGSGGPHGVGGHAGVPGGLMMKHMVPIIKSSPAEPVDSPPLSDVGLPRTPSPTSSPPLLFGHPTASSTAIAGGATTSTTTVMQPSLLHPPVAGGHAPVAVAGGGNNNGVVPPAAGSAAPVNNSNSGNSGSNSSGLGIPLKYQRQSKSSSSSSEKHYKKKFRERNWEEYEESLSGGRNSAISGSGDVPMDQQDYHHTVASLNAPHSGNASASSSTSSMSAEPIGPGVGDKRNDDHSAQHHHQQQHQQQQQQQQQQQHHHHKHKSAKFRPKGKDWNWDDEHLNASSGSATSTRGAGRSGTNTATT